Proteins from a genomic interval of Acetobacterium woodii DSM 1030:
- a CDS encoding Mbeg1-like protein produces the protein MSLKISNLLDIEKYLLLEIVYFHLPSEYKNRITKKTPLKLDAFIDLMDQCEYSLYPGFVSRSQAGRKKVRLRQAHFKRVYASSENLEKISITGYVNDNYGTYGNTADHHKTSFVAMAFEDDQNNAVVSFSGCEQVSTTSTLLDWGGCLVASLGVVTSHHQKALAFYDNQMAGILGERNILGHSKGGNLATYVFINRLNENTHAYCVNAQPYCWYTMTETQKEALKSNRFEYIVHADDPTRKASYVSYISRTVPLNSYAVKRFSDIHGFAEVSFDEFGNLEGTRVIRETTSLLKARIFKDYTAEKRLTHEQCMANFQTQLVEIKSLPKLFSTTLDEMLIVTEAQTAIIWLKDKDSQGEFIYPLIIKSPVAKNFYQLKLRRGYGIAAQCVFDGLPLFIRDSKQYQSRFESVDRLMGLTITSQIAVPLGIDESDVFGALELVNKKQGLFFNLDDFTLVNDMTLAMLEVFKNSGQSLDKFRNFSLLQIKKNNKQIFAIEKNRYLEKSFSSFNEKNAFLQKISGLSLEPNERLIFNRIIFTADKKKQLKHLRNQEYAIIFENPHLRDESIPVKGLLIKLLFQLREKQINLNKIATMIDLQNKLKTPIKELSDAEYIRLEYGIARIRRPQLIIVNTPPERLKKTAYDVLCRQLKKDCTKKSATVIVFTNGFKNEEVRNDKLGNPRS, from the coding sequence AGCAGGTCGAAAAAAGGTGCGGCTCAGACAAGCCCATTTTAAACGAGTTTATGCATCCAGCGAAAATCTCGAAAAAATTAGCATTACAGGATATGTCAATGATAACTATGGAACTTATGGAAACACAGCCGATCATCACAAAACCAGTTTTGTCGCGATGGCATTCGAAGATGATCAAAATAACGCTGTGGTTTCTTTTAGCGGTTGTGAACAGGTATCAACAACCAGCACACTGCTTGACTGGGGCGGGTGTTTGGTTGCTTCTTTGGGGGTTGTCACAAGTCATCATCAAAAAGCGCTGGCTTTTTATGACAATCAGATGGCCGGCATTTTAGGGGAACGAAATATTTTAGGGCATTCCAAAGGTGGAAATCTGGCAACTTACGTGTTTATCAATCGACTTAATGAAAATACCCATGCTTATTGTGTTAATGCGCAGCCTTATTGTTGGTATACGATGACTGAAACCCAGAAAGAAGCTTTAAAAAGCAATCGCTTTGAGTATATTGTCCATGCCGATGATCCGACCAGAAAGGCTAGTTACGTCTCTTATATCAGTCGTACCGTACCGCTTAACAGTTATGCCGTCAAACGGTTTAGTGATATTCATGGTTTTGCCGAGGTCAGTTTTGACGAATTTGGCAACCTCGAAGGGACGCGGGTCATCCGTGAAACGACTAGTTTATTAAAAGCCCGAATTTTCAAGGACTATACCGCTGAAAAACGCTTGACCCACGAGCAGTGTATGGCGAATTTTCAAACACAGCTCGTCGAAATTAAATCCCTTCCAAAACTATTTAGCACCACGCTTGATGAGATGCTAATAGTGACTGAAGCCCAAACGGCAATTATCTGGCTAAAAGATAAGGATAGCCAAGGTGAGTTTATCTATCCGTTGATTATTAAAAGTCCCGTAGCAAAAAATTTCTACCAATTAAAACTAAGACGCGGATATGGGATTGCAGCGCAATGCGTTTTTGACGGATTACCGTTGTTTATTCGCGATTCCAAGCAATACCAAAGCCGTTTTGAAAGCGTTGATCGACTGATGGGACTAACCATCACATCACAAATCGCCGTACCATTAGGTATTGATGAAAGCGATGTTTTTGGGGCACTGGAGTTGGTCAATAAAAAACAGGGGTTATTTTTTAATCTGGATGATTTTACGCTGGTTAATGATATGACCTTAGCGATGTTGGAAGTCTTTAAAAATTCAGGACAATCGTTAGATAAATTCCGGAATTTTTCGTTATTGCAAATTAAAAAAAATAATAAACAAATTTTCGCAATTGAAAAAAATCGTTATCTGGAAAAGTCATTTTCATCATTTAATGAGAAAAATGCCTTTCTTCAAAAGATATCCGGTTTGTCATTAGAACCAAATGAACGGCTTATTTTTAATCGAATCATATTTACGGCTGATAAAAAAAAGCAATTAAAACACCTGAGAAATCAGGAATATGCGATTATTTTTGAGAATCCGCATTTGCGCGATGAAAGCATCCCGGTAAAGGGACTGTTAATCAAACTTCTTTTTCAACTTCGTGAGAAACAGATAAATCTAAATAAAATAGCAACAATGATCGATCTTCAAAATAAATTAAAAACACCGATAAAAGAACTGAGTGACGCTGAATACATCCGTTTGGAGTATGGCATCGCAAGAATTCGACGCCCCCAGTTAATCATTGTCAATACGCCTCCAGAAAGGCTTAAAAAGACTGCTTATGATGTCTTATGTCGGCAACTCAAAAAGGACTGTACCAAAAAGTCAGCAACGGTAATTGTTTTTACAAATGGATTTAAAAATGAAGAGGTGAGAAATGATAAACTTGGAAATCCCCGGTCATGA
- a CDS encoding glycerol-3-phosphate responsive antiterminator: MSWIDFSEFQVIPSIRKLNDLEIALKSDVQVILLTEAHIANLLDLVKLVHAKDKKALINLELLGGFGKDHVGMKLLKNYYHVDGVMSTDSSKLGMAKQCGLVTFQRFFLHDSRSFETTLKIIESSRVDGAELLPAVMALDCYSKLISIAKIPLLAGGFIRDREMMEKIKICGFKGLTVSEKSLW, from the coding sequence ATGAGTTGGATTGATTTTTCAGAATTTCAGGTTATTCCTTCAATACGTAAGCTTAATGATTTGGAAATTGCTTTAAAAAGCGATGTTCAGGTAATTTTGCTCACCGAAGCCCATATTGCTAATTTACTGGATCTGGTTAAACTGGTTCATGCAAAGGATAAAAAAGCCCTCATTAATCTGGAGTTACTTGGCGGTTTCGGAAAAGATCATGTTGGAATGAAGTTGTTAAAGAATTATTACCACGTTGATGGCGTCATGTCAACCGATAGTAGCAAGTTGGGAATGGCAAAACAATGTGGTTTGGTAACTTTCCAACGGTTTTTTCTGCATGATTCACGTTCTTTTGAGACCACCTTGAAAATAATTGAGAGTTCCCGGGTTGACGGAGCTGAACTACTGCCAGCAGTGATGGCATTGGATTGTTATTCAAAACTGATTTCGATTGCTAAAATCCCGTTATTGGCCGGCGGATTTATTCGTGATCGGGAAATGATGGAAAAAATAAAAATTTGTGGCTTTAAGGGCTTGACGGTTAGCGAAAAGTCTCTGTGGTAA
- a CDS encoding HAD family hydrolase: MINLEIPGHDPITVAHVTFDYNGTLAVDGYLVDGLKERLQMLSERMAVYILTADTFGRVREQCSELPVTIEIFSKDNIATKKKAFVKNLGGETTIAIGNGNNDWEMFAESRLSIAIIGKEGCCVKSLLAADIVVNSPLDALDLLLNNDRLVATLRT, from the coding sequence ATGATAAACTTGGAAATCCCCGGTCATGACCCGATAACCGTGGCACACGTGACCTTTGATTATAATGGTACACTGGCAGTGGATGGTTATCTGGTTGATGGTTTGAAAGAAAGATTGCAGATGCTGTCGGAACGAATGGCCGTTTATATTCTAACCGCCGATACCTTTGGCCGGGTGCGTGAACAATGTAGTGAGCTGCCGGTGACGATTGAAATATTTTCAAAGGATAATATTGCTACGAAAAAAAAAGCTTTTGTAAAAAATCTTGGTGGCGAAACGACCATTGCCATCGGTAATGGTAATAATGATTGGGAAATGTTTGCCGAAAGTCGTTTGTCGATTGCCATAATCGGAAAAGAGGGGTGTTGCGTGAAATCTTTGCTAGCGGCTGATATCGTCGTAAACAGCCCACTGGATGCCCTAGACTTATTACTTAATAATGATCGGCTGGTCGCAACCTTAAGAACTTAA